One window from the genome of Hemitrygon akajei chromosome 4, sHemAka1.3, whole genome shotgun sequence encodes:
- the LOC140726613 gene encoding protocadherin-8 yields MIGNLVADLQLEAAGSFRLMQKSNWSLVEVGESDGQLTVGGRIDREQLCRQQSGAEPCLLLFDVVNLSGDKFLLIRVEVRVRDINDHAPEFGRSELRVEISESSAPGTRVPLEAALDADVGANSLQKYRLSPSRPFALELRRGADGLAHAELVLVETLDRESQAELVLQLEAEDGGDPPRTGAALLRVRVLDSNDNGPAFERSSFAVELREDAPPGSLLLQLEAADPDLGLNGEVVYSFSPQLPAPVRRLFRLDAQTGRLSLAGPLDRESRASFQLEVRAHDRGVPPSAAAGCTVTVRVLDVNDNAPEIGIAPLAPGGGLAYISEAAAPGSLVALVSTSDRDSGANGRVSCSLSGHEHFELRPAYGSSHMVVTAAPLDRERAAQYNLTLLAEDLGAEPRRTVRTLTVRLTDENDNAPAFSRRLHRVSVLENNQAGTYLTTVVARDPDLAVNGRVTYRLLGPGSALASVDPASGAIYALRSFDRESLPEAQLLLQATDGGSPPLSSSATVLLTVADRNDNAPVITHPPAGNGSSCVITLPRDGGAGYLATRVRARDADEGVNAKLSFRLLSGAQAGLFTIDSGSGEIKLGRRPLGLGPGALRLVVAVSDSGWPALSATATLQFAVAAAEADGGNAPLRPENRSWDTSLVVIVVLAGGCAALLMAIVLIATACGRVSKPVEWEEAQLPRGRFAVRVGAPGDDRYEGATAPELAGGGVKVFPTVGSHTATEPQHFSPTSGFGQTLHPVAIWQGKQFAFSKSELANQTQDRFSGKDSGKGDSDFNDSDSDISGIGLSKSNAPSQKQNGLRSCTSECKLLGHSDRCWNPSSQGPKSYSSTGTAEHLNTFGKSTSLPREHLRKDTYYQALLPKTAGLQSVYQKVTCNESETVTSVIVPQFHSVGLNSHSSRLISH; encoded by the exons ATGATCGGAAACCTGGTGGCAGACCTGCAGCTGGAAGCGGCGGGCAGCTTCCGCCTGATGCAAAAGTCCAACTGGTCTCTGGTGGAAGTCGGCGAGAGCGACGGGCAGCTGACGGTCGGGGGCCGCATCGACCGGGAGCAACTGTGCCGCCAGCAGTCGGGGGCCGAGCCGTGCCTGTTGCTCTTCGACGTGGTGAACCTGTCCGGGGACAAGTTCCTGCTGATCCGCGTCGAAGTGCGAGTGCGGGACATCAACGACCACGCCCCCGAGTTCGGGCGCTCGGAGCTGCGGGTGGAAATCAGCGAGAGCTCGGCGCCGGGCACTCGCGTCCCGCTGGAGGCGGCTCTCGACGCCGACGTGGGCGCCAACTCGTTGCAGAAGTACCGGCTGTCGCCGAGCCGCCCTTTCGCGCTGGAGCTGCGCCGCGGCGCCGACGGACTCGCCCACGCCGAGCTGGTGCTGGTCGAGACGCTGGACCGCGAGAGCCAGGCCGAGTTGGTGCTGCAGCTGGAGGCCGAGGACGGCGGCGACCCGCCGCGGACAGGGGCGGCCCTGCTCCGGGTCCGGGTGCTCGACTCCAACGACAACGGCCCGGCCTTCGAGCGCAGCTCGTTCGCGGTGGAGCTGCGGGAAGACGCGCCGCCCGGCTCGCTGCTGCTCCAGCTGGAGGCCGCCGACCCCGACCTGGGCCTCAACGGCGAGGTGGTCTACAGCTTCAGCCCGCAGCTGCCCGCTCCCGTCCGCCGCCTCTTCCGCCTCGACGCGCAGACGGGCCGGCTGAGCCTGGCCGGGCCGCTGGACCGAGAGAGCAGGGCGAGCTTCCAGCTGGAGGTGCGCGCCCACGACCGCGGGGTCCCGCCGAGCGCCGCCGCCGGCTGCACCGTCACCGTGCGCGTCCTCGACGTCAACGACAACGCGCCCGAGATCGGCATCGCGCCGCTGGCCCCGGGCGGCGGCCTGGCCTACATCAGCGAGGCGGCGGCGCCGGGCAGTCTGGTGGCGCTGGTCAGCACCTCGGACAGGGACTCGGGGGCCAACGGCCGCGTCTCCTGCTCGCTCTCCGGGCACGAGCACTTCGAGCTCCGGCCGGCCTACGGCTCCAGCCACATGGTGGTGACGGCGGCGCCGCTGGACCGGGAGCGGGCCGCCCAATACAACCTGACGCTGCTGGCCGAGGACCTGGGCGCCGAGCCGCGCCGCACCGTGCGCACCCTCACCGTGCGCCTGACCGACGAGAACGACAACGCGCCCGCCTTCTCCCGCCGCCTGCACCGAGTCTCCGTGCTGGAGAACAACCAGGCCGGCACCTACCTGACCACCGTGGTGGCCCGCGACCCCGACCTGGCCGTCAATGGCCGGGTCACCTACCGCTTGCTGGGACCCGGCTCGGCCCTGGCCTCGGTAGACCCGGCCAGCGGCGCCATCTACGCGCTGCGCTCCTTCGACCGCGAGTCGCTGCCCGAGGCCCAGCTCTTGCTGCAGGCCACCGACGGCGGTTCCCCGCCGCTCAGCAGTTCGGCCACCGTCCTCCTCACCGTGGCCGATCGCAACGACAACGCGCCGGTCATCACGCACCCGCCGGCGGGCAACGGCTCGTCGTGCGTCATCACGCTCCCGCGCGACGGCGGCGCCGGTTACCTGGCAACGCGCGTGCGGGCCCGGGACGCCGACGAAGGGGTGAACGCGAAGCTGAGCTTCCGGCTGCTGAGCGGCGCCCAGGCCGGGCTCTTCACCATCGACAGCGGCAGCGGCGAAATCAAGCTGGGCCGCCGGCCGCTCGGGCTCGGGCCCGGGGCCCTGCGGCTTGTCGTGGCCGTCAGTGACAGCGGCTGGCCCGCCCTGTCCGCCACCGCCACTCTGCAGTTCGCGGTGGCGGCGGCCGAGGCTGACGGGGGCAACGCGCCGCTGCGGCCGGAGAACCGGAGCTGGGACACATCGTTAGTGGTCATCGTGGTGCTGGCGGGCGGCTGCGCGGCCCTACTCATGGCTATTGTCCTAATCGCCACGGCATGCGGGAGAGTCAGCAAGCCGGTCGAGTGGGAGGAAGCCCAGCTACCGAGGGGCAGGTTCGCCGTGAGGGTCGGCGCCCCCGGAGACGACCGATATGAAGGTGCCACGGCACCAGAGCTCGCCGGAGGCGGAGTGAAGGTGTTCCCGACCGTGGGGAGTCACACAGCCACCGAGCCGCAG CACTTCTCTCCCACCTCTGGGTTTGGCCAAACACTTCATCCAGTCGCAATCTGGCAAGGCAAACAGTTTGCTTTCAGTAAAAG CGAACTTGCAAATCAAACTCAGGACAGATTCAGCGGAAAAGACAGTGGGAAAGGAGACAGTGACTTCAATGATAGTGACTCTGATATCAGCGGTATCGGTCTGAGCAAAAGCAATGCACCCAGTCAGAAGCAAAATG GTTTACGGTCCTGCACCAGTGAATGCAAGCTCCTTGGCCACTCGGATCGCTGCTGGAATCCATCTTCCCAAGGGCCAAAGTCTTATTCATCCACAGGCACAGCTGAACACCTCAACACTTTTGGGAAAAGCACTTCACTCCCACGTGAACACCTCCGAAAAGACACTTACTACCAAGCACTTCTACCAAAAACGGCAGGCCTGCAAAGTGTGTATCAGAAGGTTACCTGCAATGAATCAGAAACTGTAACATCTGTTATTGTACCACAATTTCATTCCGTGGGATTAAACAGTCACAGCTCAAGATTAATATCTCATTGA